In Gracilinanus agilis isolate LMUSP501 unplaced genomic scaffold, AgileGrace unplaced_scaffold51731, whole genome shotgun sequence, the genomic stretch tatgtctacctccaaagaaagaactgataaatagaaatgtgcaagatattcatatatatttgtcaaatgatatctTCTTTAGTGGATGGTGGAGAGAAGGACTGGGagctttaatgtaacaaagaagtaaaaagtgtgtgtgtgtgtgtgtgtgtatatatatatatatatgttaatggTGTTGCAGCTGCTCTAGGCTACTTTCCTAATTTGGAATTCACAGATTGAGTCCAAGCATGGGATAACTACTAGCTAACGACTCAGGTTCAAGGAACTCTGTAGAACTGAACTCCTAAGCTAGTTCATAAGATCCTattgatatttttccttttaatagtcAGCTAGAAGATACAATTAGcttaaagaaaagatatttacTAAGATTGTATAATAAGAATAGCAACTACAAAAAATTCCTTCAATAAATCTGGAGTAAACTCTCCCACAAATATATTACTGGTGGAGGGAGTGGGTGCATACCTAGAGTACACTTAGCGGTAAGGCATATGTGTATGGAACACAGATTCCCTACATATACACAGACCAAAGCAACTCGCTTCTCTGGCATCAAAGGGCCTcaatgccatttctttttttcatgatgtCCTCATGTTACTCCCCATTGGATGTAATGTCTCTGATGGGCAGGTTATATATGAGTTTCTTGGGCTATTTCTCTCTGCAACGTGACTCCTGAACGCCAGGGGTAATTCTTTCTTGAATTCACAGCTGGTTCTTCCCTGCTGCCACATCTCAAAGCTTTCTTCATTGATTTTCTCCTTGGTTCTCTGGTCCTCCTTCCTGTTGGGTCCAGTATCTCTCAATAGATGAATAGATCCACTAGAAGAGCCCacagctggggcagctaggtggctcagtggactgagagccagggctagagatgtgAAGTCTTGAGTTTAACTGGCTgtagacagttcctagctgtgaccctagataagtcactttactcaaactgcccagcccttacctttcttctgctttagaacaatattacttccaagatggaaggtgaggatctAAAAAAAATAGACCATTACTGAtaggggatggggaaaggaagagagagaaattctccATTTTGTCTTCTGGTCGAGAGAACTATAAGGAAAAATGTGGGAAGCCGTTGACTccttttcataattcacacctttctttaaaaagcaatatagtcttattgaaaaagctttgagcTCTCAGTAAACCAGCTGGAAGAGGGTTAACACCATTGGCCAGAAAtacagctgcctggtacagccaaggctgaacccttagcaggggcattttgcccagatttaAAGTAAACTAATGGGTCTCAAAAATATTGTTCAATGCCATCAAGTCTGAGAAAATTCAtgtgtctatgttaaaaatatagctctgtgaggggcagctgggtagctcagtggattgagagctaagcctagagacaggaggtcctaggttcaaatccggcctcagacacttcccagctgtgtgaccctgggcaagtcacttgacccccattgcccacccttaccactcttccaccaaggaaccaatacacagaagttaagggttaaaaaaaaatacagctctgtgtagCTGTGGAaaactatccttgtgcttttgggtgaaagagAGTTGTCTGAGCGGGAGGGCAAATCTTTACATGAATTCAGGTCCCTGTGATCAGGCGCCAAATCTCGAGATCTTTTTATcgtctccagataatctgatagaTAGATGGCTTagctgataaggaaataacaggatacgggagacgatcttgactgttaactcatagctgcttctccgaagtgccattgagtcacaagttcattatataagaaattcaaactcccattcacccaaaagcacaaggatagtttTCCACAGctacacagagctgtatttttaacatagacaatacaacaggcttagaagcttcaaggtgaagataagaaccaggctggactttcagccatatttgtttttattaagcaAAGTCTGGGGCATTTTGGTAGGACAGAAAGCCCATGAattttctcagccttgatggcattaaacaatatttttgagacCCATTAGTTTACTTtaaatctgggcaaaatgcccctgctaagggttcagccttggctgtaccaggcagctgcatttcTGGGCAACGGTGTTAACCCTCTTCCAGCTGGTTTACTGAGAgctcaaagctttttcaataagactatattgctttttaaagaaaggtgtgaattatgaaaaggAGTCAACGGCTTCCCACATAatccccccttttctttaaattaaaatgatttattacacaggaaaacctTTAATATTGAAAgaagtcatcaattagttataatcatcagctatagctggatccgATAGGATTTatagattaaactgtttatttatggctctctacagaaaaagaaaaagatcaactCTCTTTCAGGAGCTGGGTCCTTCTGCCATATAGAGTTCTTTTCTTTGGACCAGGTCTGAAAGTTTTCCTGCCTTCTGTTTCCATAGCTAGCAGGCTGGCTTTTTAGAGTCCATCAGAGGTATGATTAATCTTTGGCTAGCCAATGGCAAGCTGTGCCTTAACTCCGCCTGGGAAAATTTCACATTTTGTGAAGGTTTGAGGAAATAGGAGAGATATACAAAGTGTATTCACTTTGTTTAACACATGAGCTAGTATCTTGTGTCTATGTTACTTGCCCCTTTTGTGATTTCATGACTGAGTTGGGGAGTAAGGCTTATCCTGAACAACTCCCCTCTAGTTCAGTAGCAAAAAGAAACATGCAGCCCTTGATTGCTGTGCTAATCACAAATCAATCTACCTCTTTTCTCTTAATAGGGAGGTGAATACTATAGCTGTGGAATTTGGTTTATGCTGTCAGATGAGGTCTCTTTCTTGGTAGACAttgcttaaatattttcctttgttgcAAGGAAAGAAGAACTAAGGTGAAATGACcatcttattaaaaaataaaaaagcaatagaggcagctaggtggctcaaaggttagagaaccagacctgagactgtaggtcctgagttcaaatatgatctcagacacttcctagctctgtgattctcggcaagtcacttaacccaattgcctaacccttccagctcttctgccttaaaactgatacttaatttcaatactgagacagaaggtaagggcttatttTTTACTTAaggcaataataaaatttttaaagagttaacaGATACACAATCACTACAATAATGCAAATAAAGTTGCCATATAGCAGCAGCAAATTTCTAGTCTATTACAATGATCAATGGTAGTATCAAGTATCAAAGGTAAAAGACAtatccttcctttttcttaacATCCAATAAATTATCTTTTTGAGGATTGTATTTTGTAGTTTGAGTATTTGCTGGTAAGTGTTTCTCATGTCAAAATCTACCAATCAactaaacaaaaattaataaatgtgcCCTGTCATTCTGATGATCATTTGATAAATAAAAtagtcaactttttaaaaaatctcctaaTTATTCTACAAGGTATAAAGGACCAGGgatttctaagttaatatgtctTCCAGAAATACTTGGGAGGGACAGCAAATTTACTAGGATAGCTGGAATTCTTGGCACATGAAGGAGAATAGTTGCAAATGAAATCTGAAAAGGTAGATTGAACTAAATATCAGAGGGCTTTGAATACCAGgttatttatagaaataaatttttgaaTACTTTTATTTGAAGAGTTCTATAATGACACATAAGACCATCAGTCAAATACTTTTTCATTAATCAgaaatcacaaaatattagagCCAAAACAGACCTTAGcattctatattttctatatttggttCTATCTCTTCTAGATTTGAGACCATGAAGGTCTTCATCTGTCATTACCCTTTCTATTGTAGTATACTGCCTCTCTGTGAATACTGTAACTATGAATTTGTATGTTACAGACACAAGTATCTGAAAATGGGAGACTGGAATTTGTTGGGCAGCATTCTAGAGGAAGTCCACTTCCATTCAACCTTGGTGGGGAAGATCTGGCTGACCATGCTATTCATATTCCGTATGCTGGTGCTTGGAGTGGCAGCAGAGGATGTCTGGGATGATGAACAGTCAGCATttatctgtaacactcaacagcCTGGATGTAGCAACATCTGCTATGATGATGCTTTCCCCATTTCTTTGATCAGGTACTGGGTTTTACAGATCATCTTTGTGTCTTCTCCCTCTCTTGTATACATGGGCCATGCACTTTATAGACTCAGGGCCTTTGAAAaggagaggcagaggaagaaagTACAACTTCGTTCCCTGCTGGAGGAACCTGAGCATGACCAAGAAGAGCATCAAAGAATAGAGAAGGAACTGAGGAGATTAGAGGAACAGCGGAAGGTACACAAGGCACCCCTCAAAGGATGCTTGCTACGCACTTATATATTGCATATCTTGACCAGATCTGTATTGGAAGTAGGGTTTATGACAGGGCAGTATATTCTCTATGGGTTCCAAATGCACCCCCTTTACAAATGCAGTCGATTTCCTTGCCCCAATTTAGTGGACTGCTTTGTGTCCAGGCCCACAGAGAAGACCATTTTCATGTTGTTCATGCACAGCATAGCAGCTATCTCCTTGTTCCtaaacattttggaaatatctcacctgggaatcaggaaaatcaTGAAGGCATTACACGGTGGGTCTAACAGTGAGACTGAAAGGGAACTGCATCACTCAAAGAAAAATTCAGTGACCCAGGCCTGTGTAACTCGCTCTTTATTGCATGAGAACATTCCTTTGTCCCAGCCTATTCACCACTTCTGGCCAGAGAAACAAGTAATCGGAATTGGTAATACGGAGTATAAAGCAGTGTGGCAACACAACCATCACAACCAGACTGAAGGAGCACCTCCACCTGGCAAGAAGAACTGGTCCAAGAGGGATCAGCATCATAGAATGTTCCAAGTTAGCTC encodes the following:
- the GJA10 gene encoding gap junction alpha-10 protein encodes the protein MGDWNLLGSILEEVHFHSTLVGKIWLTMLFIFRMLVLGVAAEDVWDDEQSAFICNTQQPGCSNICYDDAFPISLIRYWVLQIIFVSSPSLVYMGHALYRLRAFEKERQRKKVQLRSLLEEPEHDQEEHQRIEKELRRLEEQRKVHKAPLKGCLLRTYILHILTRSVLEVGFMTGQYILYGFQMHPLYKCSRFPCPNLVDCFVSRPTEKTIFMLFMHSIAAISLFLNILEISHLGIRKIMKALHGGSNSETERELHHSKKNSVTQACVTRSLLHENIPLSQPIHHFWPEKQVIGIGNTEYKAVWQHNHHNQTEGAPPPGKKNWSKRDQHHRMFQVSSECPQDLDYGVQHFQQCKHQHHGQHPRSSFSKGDILSKSHQGNLANCSSCTLSPGEQPYSLWSPSRSSIDLTAHCKTSNNIKRECFDSAEKGSHPGSRKASFLSRLLFEKGQLSKTSESSDSQHSSILDFQHWGEEDHASSSPPPGTGRRMSMASKDQQAPALVRYSLIV